In one Nocardioides sp. NBC_00368 genomic region, the following are encoded:
- a CDS encoding S1 family peptidase, whose product MSFTTSRTRLAAVVAGLGLAATAAVMPAAAAPADKKLGPKALASLNSAVDKSGVSGIAWYTDEATGKVVVTADSTVSKAELAKVTKAAGADADALTVKRTNGTFTTLLGAGDAIYGSGYRCSLGFNVQSGSSYYFVTAGHCGDEVPTWYANSSQSTLIGPTVASSFPGNDYALVRYDNSSLSHPGGFTVADAYVGERVTRDGSTTGVHSGIVQALNVTVRYQGSGRVGGLIQTNVCAEPGDSGGALYDGTKALGITSGGSGNCTTGGTTFFQPVREAVNAYGVTVY is encoded by the coding sequence ATGAGTTTCACCACGTCCCGCACCCGCCTGGCCGCAGTCGTGGCCGGTCTTGGCCTGGCAGCCACCGCTGCCGTCATGCCGGCTGCCGCCGCACCAGCTGACAAGAAGCTCGGCCCGAAGGCGCTGGCTTCCCTCAACTCCGCCGTCGACAAGTCAGGTGTGTCCGGCATCGCCTGGTACACCGACGAAGCCACCGGCAAGGTCGTCGTCACCGCCGACTCCACCGTCTCGAAGGCAGAGCTCGCCAAGGTCACCAAGGCTGCCGGCGCCGACGCCGACGCGCTCACGGTCAAGCGCACCAACGGCACGTTCACCACGCTGCTCGGTGCCGGCGACGCCATCTACGGCTCCGGCTACCGCTGCTCGTTGGGGTTCAACGTGCAGAGCGGCAGCAGCTACTACTTCGTCACCGCCGGTCACTGCGGTGACGAGGTTCCGACCTGGTACGCCAACTCGTCCCAGTCCACCCTGATCGGACCGACGGTCGCCTCGAGCTTTCCGGGCAACGACTACGCCCTGGTCCGCTACGACAACAGCTCGCTCTCGCACCCAGGTGGCTTCACGGTCGCCGATGCGTACGTCGGCGAGCGGGTGACCCGAGACGGCTCGACCACCGGTGTCCACAGCGGCATCGTCCAGGCGCTCAACGTCACCGTGCGGTATCAGGGCTCGGGTCGGGTCGGTGGGCTGATCCAGACCAATGTGTGCGCCGAGCCCGGTGACTCCGGCGGCGCGCTCTACGACGGCACGAAGGCGCTCGGCATCACCTCGGGCGGCTCCGGCAACTGCACGACGGGCGGAACGACCTTCTTCCAGCCCGTTCGTGAGGCCGTCAACGCCTACGGCGTGACCGTCTACTGA